A genomic window from Oreochromis niloticus isolate F11D_XX unplaced genomic scaffold, O_niloticus_UMD_NMBU tig00001084_pilon, whole genome shotgun sequence includes:
- the LOC109197900 gene encoding uncharacterized protein LOC109197900, with the protein MTSVSTMTSSLDIAQATEALERDTQPWDLTDSPPPSLLIQTPPSPPPSPQLLLQDPTGSGLFEETIIDIKLATHHLLMLALNEFLQDTCYGCQISHPSQVQHSCLLELPEYFFDIYYDDVMIRLKTDRFIPAIRLFVRSYTVDGTGTQFSRIAEHTMTELRSSEHIVCAINDNIVQLLEASRYDRRAKPAMLRMIGNYWAGRHLV; encoded by the exons ATGACATCTGTATCAACCATGACGAGCAGCCTGGACATCGCCCAAGCAACAGAAGCTCTAG AGCGAGACACGCAACCGTGGGACCTCACAGACTCACCACCCCCATCGCTGTTAATCCAGACCCCACCATCTCCACCCCCCtctccacagctgctgctgcaggatccTACAGGATCGGGGCTGTTTGAGGAAACCATTATCGACATCAAGCTTGCAACCCACCATCTGCTGATGTTGGCGCTAAACGAGTTTCTACAGGATACATGCTACGGATGTCAAATATCTCACCCCAGTCAGGTGCAACACAGCTGCTTGCTCGAATTGCCCGAGTATTTCTTTGACATCTACTATGACGATGTGATGATAAGGCTCAAGACAGACCGATTCATCCCCGCCATACGCCTGTTTGTGCGCTCGTACACAGTCGATGGGACTGGAACACAATTCAGCCGGATTGCAGAACACACCATGACCGAACTGAGATCATCAGAACATATAGTATGCGCAATTAACGACAACATTGTGCAGTTGCTAGAAGCAAGTCGTTATGACCGACGTGCTAAACCAGCCATGCTTCGCATGATTGGTAACTACTGGGCTGGGAGACACCTGGTTTAA
- the LOC109197901 gene encoding coxsackievirus and adenovirus receptor homolog — protein sequence MMFQQKNCCISSMPLRTRYFNITFGLWLLIFMGILYSLTKDSVCALEITSHIKNYYVARDSSVTLNCEFVLESENLGYTEIEWNIVPSDRQQDDEIIIWYTGGVLYSNLYEPLKNRVHFASPDPQDGDASLRILDLKLTDMGTYQCKVKRLPEFGMKNFNLFVMERPSTPVCYIDGEAEEGNNLRMKCRSSQGTPPLDYNWSKANGNKMLPQSAFVDTKAGDLYLRKITESDTGTYRCVVVSLVGMEVCEVTLSSPLNRTSPQTINNEVCEVTLSSPLNRTSPQTINNGSGTTAAIVISIIVMIILIITVIRVIICYRRKRMEKCLAMKY from the coding sequence ATGATGTTTCAGCAAAAGAACTGCTGCATCTCATCTATGCCACTGAGGACAAGATATTTCAACATAACGTTTGGGCTATGGCTTTTGATCTTCATGGGAATATTGTACTCCCTGACCAAAGACTCAGTCTGTGCTCTAGAAATAACCTCACACATAAAAAACTATTATGTGGCAAGAGATTCCAGTGTTACCCTTAATTGTGAGTTTGTCCTTGAATCTGAAAACTTGGGATATACGGAAATAGAGTGGAACATTGTGCCTTCAGATAGACAGCAGGATGACGAGATCATTATCTGGTATACTGGAGGTGTGTTATACAGTAATCTATATGAGCCGTTAAAGAATAGGGTCCACTTTGCCTCTCCTGATCCCCAAGATGGTGATGCATCATTAAGAATCCTTGACCTGAAGCTGACAGATATGGGAACTTACCAATGCAAGGTGAAAAGGTTACCTGAGTTTGGTATGAAAAATTTTAACCTGTTCGTAATGGAGAGGCCAAGTACACCAGTATGCTACATAGATGGTGAAGCAGAGGAAGGAAACAACCTCAGGATGAAATGTAGATCCTCACAAGGTACTCCCCCTCTGGATTACAACTGGTCTAAGGCAAACGGAAACAAGATGTTGCCTCAAAGTGCCTTTGTTGACACTAAAGCTGGTGACTTGTATTTACGCAAGATCACAGAGAGTGACACTGGAACTTACAGGTGTGTGGTCGTAAGCCTTGTTGGTATGGAAGTGTGTGAGGTTACACTCAGCTCCCCCTTAAATCGTACATCACCACAGACCATTAACAATGAAGTGTGTGAGGTTACACTCAGCTCCCCCTTAAATCGTACATCACCACAGACCATTAACAATGGATCTGGAACAACAGCGGCAATTGTTATCAGTATAATTGTGATGATCATCCTTATCATCACTGTCATTCGAGTCATTATCTGCTACCGCAGAAAAAGAATGGAAAAGTGTTTGGCAATGAAATATTGA